Within Eggerthella sp. YY7918, the genomic segment TTCGGATACTGCTCCGGATCGACATCCTTCTGCGCCCCGTAGGTGAACGGAATAGCGGCAACGCCCGCGGCTTCACACATGTTGGGCATGAGAGCAGAAGCGCCCATGCGATACAAAAAGCGCAAAACGCCGCTGAAGAAGCAGCCGTTGATCAGACCGAATGTGCCGGAGAACGTGTAGGGAACAATCGCTTCGGATCCCTCGTTTTCGATGATTTCCTTGAAGCGGGTTGTGATGGTTTCGACAGCCTCATCCCAGCTGATGCGTTCGAACTGGGCGCCAGGACCCTTTGCGCCGACGCGCTTCATAGGGTACAGAATTCGGTCTTCGGAATAGTGATAATCCAGATAGGTTTGACCCTTAACGCACGGGCTGCCCGCAGTCCAAGGATTGCTGCTATCGCCGCGGATTTGGACCGCGGCTCCATCGACGACCTTCGTACAAATACGGCATGTGTCATAGCAGTTTTTCGGACAGACGCCATGGATAATTTCGCCCTCGGCAGTTTCCCAATCATATTGAAAACCGAGAGTCGACGCCTCTCCCTCCTTCGAGGCAGCACCGTCTTCGTTCTCTTTCGGCGCACAGCTCACCAATCCCGACGCCGCTACCGTACTGACTGCCAACCCCTGTAAAAAACGCCGACGGGTCAGTCCTCCTCGAACCTGATTCAGTCCATCGCTAGCCATATGATGCCTCCTCGTCACTCAGCCCGGCCCTTTTGGACGGGCTCCCCCATACGGGCCGATCATAATGGTAAGGAGGGAATGCGTAGCTAACATCCTGTGAAAAACGGGATTTGTAAGAACGCAGCTCTGACGTGGTTGTTTAGGTGAGCATTATGCAAAGTGAGGGATAGGGAGTGGCGCCCTCGATGCTTTGCCTGTGACCTACACTCTAAGCGAACCGAATGCTATTCGTCGCTAAAGCGGTTCGCGATGTTTTCCCACGACGGGGTGGTCAGACAGCCTTCTTCGCAGTGAGCTTCAATATCTGCATACATGGCGAACGGCATCGTGAGAGACAGCACCTCTTTGGGCAGCCGATAACGCTGCGAGATGTCGAACATGCCCATAATGGCAAGTGGGTCTTCCTTTTCTAGGTACTGCTTCGCAAGAGCGATTGATTGGCAGCCGGCACAGAAGGGCGCAATTACGTTGAGCGAGCGCCCCGTAGAATAACCACACATGATGACGAGGGCCGACAATTGATCAGGATTGGCGAGCAGCCAAACCAAATCCGGACCATCCTCGAACGGACGAGCCTCTAGAGGTGCGAAAACGACGTAGCGATAGGTGGCCTCGGTCAGGTTCATCTCGGCGCGCCACCTATTCGACGCCTCGCTTGAGCAGAAGAACCGTTCGCCGCGCTCCATGCCGGGCCGCAGGGTACGCTCTTTAGGCCAGTCGGGACACTCGTGGCCATGCGCGAGCATCCACATGGTTGGCGCATCCCGGCGCTCGAACGCGTCGCCGAAGCCCAGTCCAACCGCGCCTCCCGGGCAGGTACATGTTTCGTCGGATACGGCGACCGTCTTCCCCTTCGACGCAGCAACAAGCATCGAAACGACGCAAGGGCGCGTGGCAGGATCAAATTCAAAGGCGCCTTCGGGCTTTTCATCTTTGAACCAAATGCCCACCGGGTTATAGGTAAGACTGAGCTTTTTCGCCACATCCATGTTCGTTCCTCTTTTTCGATTGGCCCGTTGCACGAAGCGCTGCATACCGCTCTCTTTATACCACTGGCAACGCGAAGCTGTCGATCATGCCGAAAGACAAACTGGAAGTGCGCGTTACTGAGTCCTTAGGGGTCAGACTGCGCCACGGCCGAAGCGGCACCATTGCGCCGACGACCGAGCCGCCGCTTTGGCGCTCGGAGTGCTTCATGCAAAACGCGTGCATGTCTGCTTGCCATCTTTCAGGATGGCGTGGTTTTCGGGTAAGATGATGGTGAGAAAAATCATGCGGGGCTTTCCCCTGCTGTCACCTGCAACAAAAGGAGTTCTTTGTGACCACCGCACCTGCTAGCCAGTTGGTTATCGTCGTCGATTTCGGAGCCCAATACGGGCAGCTCATCGCACGCCGCGTACGCGACCTGCAGGTGTATTCGGAAATTGTACCGTGCGATATTTCTGCCGACGAAGTGCGCGCGATGGCGCCGGCCGCCATCATTTTGTCAGGCGGACCCGCAAGCGTGTACGCCGAGGATGCGCCGTCTATCGATCCGGAAATCTTTGAGCTAGGCATCCCGATGCTGGGCTTTTGCTATGGACAGCAGATCATGGCGGTGACGCTGGGCGGCACCGTGGGTCACACGGAGGTTGGCGAGTACGGGGCGGCGGCGTTGCATCGGTGCGACGAGGGTACGTCGGCGCTGTATGGCGAGACGCCGGTGGAGCAGACCGTGTGGATGAGCCACCGCGATGCCGTGGCCGAGGTGCCCGAGGGCTTCGTCGTGACGGCTTCAACCGACGTGTGCCCCGTGGCATCGATGGAATGCGCCGAGCGTCGGCTGTACGCAACGCAGTTTCATCCCGAGGTGCGCCACACCACCTGCGGCGATGAGCTGCTGCGGAACTTCCTTTTCGGCATCTGCGGGCTGAAGCCCACGTGGGAAATGGATTCGATTATCGATGACGCTGTGAAGGCTATCCGTGCGCAGGTGGGCAGCGACCGCGTGATTTTGGGATTGTCCGGCGGCGTGGATTCGTCCGTGGTAGCCGCGCTTTGCGCGAAAGCTATCGGTAAGCAGCTGACCTGCGTGTTCGTGAACCACGGGTTGCTACGCAAGAACGAGCCCGAAGAAGTGGAGGCCGTGTTCACGAAGCAGTTCGACGTTGATTTCGTGCACGTGCACGCCGAGGACCGCTACGCCGCACTGCTGGCCGATGTGACCGAGCCCGAGGAGAAGCGCCGCATCATTGGCTCTCAGTTCTGGGGAGAGTTCTTCACCGTGGCGCAGGATTTGGCCGAAGGCGGGAACCCTGTGAAGTTTTTGGCGCAGGGCACCATCTATCCCGACATCATCGAGAGTGGTGCGCGCAAGACCGGCGGCAAAGCGTCGACTATCAAAAGCCACCACAATTTGATCCCGTTTCCCGAGGGCGTATCGTTTGACTTGATTGAGCCGCTGGATCACTTCTTCAAGGACGAGGTGCGAGCGCTGGGGACGGCTTTGGGGCTGCCCGACCACATCGTGCACCGCCAGCCCTTCCCCGGCCCGGGTCTGGCTATTCGTATCATCGGCACCGTAACGCGCGACAAGTTGGCGATTTTAAAGGAAGCTGACGCTATCGTTCGCGAAGAGCTGGATGCGTACAACGTGCGCATGTATGAAGCGACTGGCGAGCGAGACGGCGAGCTGGTGCGCACGACCGCTGGCGGCCCCGAGGTTGAACGACCGGTCTGGCAGTACTTTGCGGTACTCCCCGACATCAAGAGCGTCGGCGTCATGGGCGACGAGAGGACGTATGGCTACCCTATCATTTTGCGTGCCGTCGAAAGCACCGATGCCATGACCGCCGACTGGGCCAAGCTGCCGTACGATGTACTGGGACGCATCAGCAGCCGTATCGTGGCCGAAGTCCCAGGCGTAAACCGAGTCGCCTACGACATAACAAGCAAACCCCCCGCCACGGTGGAGTGGGAATAATAATGTCTGAAGCTTTGCCCGATATTGTCAAATTTGCTTCAAATAATCCATTAATTTCGACAGTGATTGGGGGCTTATTTGTTGCAGTAATTACATTTCTCTTTCAACATCTTTTCAAGATGAATAGCGTATCTTCTCAAACCGCCCCAAAACAGATTAAAAGCGTACACATATCGAACAATAGCAATTCAATCATCAACATTGCTAATGAAATTGTAGTCAACGATGCCGTTACTCAAGAGCGAGATAATGAAATACCTCTACATAATGAGAACGCTGTTGCTAATCGACTAAAGGAATTTCTCAAACTCATAAACGTCCATTCTGTTAAAAAAGTCTCTATCTACCAGCTATCACAAATAGCAGGAGATAAAGATCCGAACAAGTTAACAAGGTTTTTTAATGGCGAGGAACTTCCCAGCTTTGAATACATTGAAAATTTTTGCCACACCTTCTCTCTCAATGCTGACTGGGTCTGGAGCGGAAACGGTTACCCATTCTCTATGTTCGACATCAACGAAACTTTCCCATCTTCAAGCTATGCAAGTATTGTAGGAAGTTGTCCACAGCGCATCTATTTTATTCTTTCTAATACTCCAGAAAAAGTGGCAACTATTATTCTCAAATTTTCTGACTTTAGCTACCAGCGGGTTTCTTGCCAGTGGCATCTTAACCTCGACCATGTTGGAAGCACCGGTCAAAAGCAGATTTTAAGCCTATATCAACTAATTTGTCGTTTATATAGCGAGTATGGAATTTATTGTACTGACTACGAAATATCTCAAAGGACATGGAACGATTTAATTGAGGGGAAACTTTGGCCTGGAAGTTTTTCGGATTTTCCGATAAATCGAAAGTTCAAAGCTCCTTCTCATTGGGCAGATGATTTGCGAGATGTAAATCATCGTTACGCCCCCGATTACGAAAAACTTTATGGCATGTGGTTTACTCGCACTCAGAACTTTATAAAGCGAAGTCTTCAACAAGAAAAAAATGTTGAGATAGACTATGATTAGCCTTCATCTCATATACAAGACGATTTTTCAATGTGGTCTCAATCGTGGTCCGTCGATATGAGCTAAGCACACAAGAACTATGAGCTAGACATCTACACTCACCAAAATCAAACGATACGCTGGAGAGTATTCGCTTGATCTTTCTTGCTTTAAAACCATGGGTTAAAACTATTTACTATCATGCAAATATCGATGAAGCAAATCTTCTAGTTTGAGCTTTCGAACAGTTGACAAAAATAGCTCTTCATCACCTTCGGAAAATAGCATAATTTTCAAAAGTTGTTTCGTTTCCAAAGGTAAAACCGCTGAGGATATGAATTTTTCAACTCGGGCCGAAACACTAACGAATTCTTTGTACTCTCTTGCTTCAAGCCAAGTTTTTTCTAATAACAAATTGACAAGTGTATCCCGAAAGATAACGTTGGACGAACCTATCAAAGCCTTTTCTATCTCCACTCTTTCTTTGTCATTAACGCGGGATTGCCGAATAAGACCGAAGTCTTTATCTAGATATGAAGTAATATGATTTAAGGGGCAAGTATCGTGATGTACTTCTACATATACAGTCCCCTTAGGAAAGATTTCAAGACTACTTAAATCTCCTTCGGCCTTTTCATAAATATACGTGCCGCTTATAAATCGCCTTGTCGGCGGTCTTTGGGTAGCTGCAATATACCAGCCGGATTTACGTTTTTCTGCATTGCGCAGCCTTCCATCTTGAAGCCATGTATAAACTGTTTTGAGCTTCACGTTACGCCTTATCGCAAATTCATCGACAGAAATATAAGGCGCACGAACGTGCACAATGTCCGAAGAAACTGAAGCCGTGGCCTCCTCCATTTCAGCCTCTTGATTAAAGACAATATCTTCATATTCAACTATATTCAATATGATATCTATATCAGTAATTGTAACTTCGTATGCACTAAAAGGTTTTTCAAGAAAGGGAAGCGGGCTTTTTTCGATTTTTTCTTCGAACTTTTCCATAAGCTCTAGGCTCTCTGCTACTTGATCTCCGGAGCGTCTCTCCTTAGCTCTATTTAAATAATCGCCAATTGCTTTGATTAACTCCGCTTTGCTTCTCATTGCTTTTCTTTTAAACATAATAAGATCTTTTTCGTTCATCTTTTGTTCCTTAAACTAATGAAGGCATTCTTTAAAGGAGATTAGACTAATTATGGGCATGGTTTTAAATAAGAAGCGGTCGATAAACGGCGTGAGTTCAAAGCACGCCGTGAGTATCTCCAAATTATGCTATCAGTATCCAAAGACCGCAAGCGATCTCGCTAGAGTGTTAGAAGTCACCGAAACGACAATGATGCACTGGCTTGTTTGCCTTGATGAAATCGGAATATTAAACATAACAGTAGAAGACGGCGTAATTCTTTGGCACTGCACACCATATGGTTTTACAAACTTAGTTCATGCGCGTATTGGACAACCCATTACGGGCACTCAGTTTGTAAAATTGGTTTTAGAAGTAACACGTAGAGCATACGCCTACAATAAAGAAGAAAGATTTCCTTATCTTATTGACGAAATCAGTCTTTTTGGTTCAATCCTTAGTCAGCCCTGGAGACTCGATGATCCCGATTTAGCTGTAACTATGCACATCAAACCTGAAGTTGACAAAAAGGAATTTTGGCAATCTGAGTATTGTTTAAAATATGGACCTAAAAGAAATCTTGGAATTGTAGCGCAGTTGACATTTCCGCAAAACGAGTTGCGCCGCTATCTCCAGCAAGGCGAGAAGCATATTAGAATCTATTTCGACGATGTGTCAAAATTATCTCACGAGTGGAAAATCATATTTCGACAAAATGCGATCGAGAAGTCAGCTGACAATTCTAATCATCAAACAATGAGTCGCTCCGAGCTGAAAGATTTTGGTCGCAATATTAACGAGAACAGAAAGGAAAGCATCGATCAAAGTTTTAGAAGAAGAAAACGAATCGCCAAAACCAACAAGGATATAGTTTCTTACTGGAAAAGGGTTTCTAAATTCCAAGATCTTAACCTTCCTTCAACTGAAGATGCATCGAATACGTGCTGGAGATGCGGCAGCCATCAAGATGTTCAGCGATGTCATATTATTCCTGCTTCGCTAGGTGGAGCAGACGTCGAATCAAATCTTGTTTTGCTATGCAGCAGATGTCATGCGGAAGGCCCGAACATTGCAGACGAAGATATACTGTTTGTTGGATTAAAGCCTACCGAGATAACTTTACTTATGACTTCTGGCTTGATGCCGCTTTGAAAGAGTATAAATTTATCTACGGTAAAAGCATTCAAGAAGAGATCCGTGTAATTCTTGAAAAACTCAACGTTGTCGGTACAGAATACGAGAAAGAAGCTTTCAATCAGCTAGTACTTCTTTCCAATGAGGCTTCGATTAAGGCAGTTTGCCATTTTGGACAACACTACTTCAATACAGCAACCCGAGCCGGTCTCTTTCGAGTTGCACTTAAAGAGCTTCCCTACCATCTACAAAATTCTCCTCTAATTCGAAGTAATCAGAGCCATGAATGAGTACACTATTTGACTTCATTTTCACCTAAAGAACTGACCCGATCCTTTCAGGCAAGCAACTATAGCTCCAACTTAATCCATAATGTTATTATTTGTTTTCATAGTTAGACTTATTGTGACGTTCGACCGCAACGCAAGAGCACTTGAATTGACGGTTAAACTACCAGGCACATTTTCTAAAAGTAAGCAGCTAGTTATTCCTTCTGCAACATGCAAGCTTTTAAATCACCGTTGGGAAAAACTTTGCCAAGTGTTTGCGCAGTGCCGGATCGCAAATGTAGACATGGGTGCCGTAGATGCCCCTTGTGAGCAATACGTAATAGATATTCTTGATGAATTGATCTAATTCTTCATCGGTTGTTTTGTTTTTGCCGTTGGTATCAAAATAGTTTTCCCGGACAACATATATTTCTCCGGTTTTATCGTTGTATTTAATATCCTCGCCGAGAATTACATATGCATAGCTGAGATCGAAACCTTGAATTGAATGGATACAACCGACTTCTCGCGCGATAGCAGGGTTGTTAAAGCCTTTCCCCACCCAGTTGGTATAACAACTGTTCCATTTAAGCTTTACGTCGTCAATCTCAATATCAAATGCATCAGGACCCTTGAGGATATTCTTCTTCCTGCCACCCGTCACCCATTTCCACGCATAGCCCGCAATCATTCTCGTAAGACTATGCTCGGAAATAGAGCTTTCGAAACAACTGTGGAAGCTGTCGAAGTCTTCATGCAAGACAAACTCATAATCCTCAAAAGAAAGCGGCTTGGGATTTCCGCCATAAACTATGTCTGCAATATAGTCGAGATAGGACTTCCCGCCCTTAACTCTCATTTGCGTTTCCAAGACAATCCGATCACTTAACACAGCTCCGAGGGTCTCATCGAAAGACTCCTTCTCCACACAAGATGGACCGACGGCTTGCATAGGGTCATAAAAAAGCACGGGGAGCTTTGCCTGACTAAGGACCCAGTCTAACTGAGAGTCTGTAAGCCCCTTACCAAGAACTTTACTTGTTTTGTCATACTGCCCATAATTTGAAATGCATGTCCTGCGTTTGAGTCGATGAGCCTCGTCAACAAGCAGAATATCAAAACCCTTCTCTCCCTCATTGAAGCCGTACGCAGCCTTCGCAAGATCATCCGGCCCCATAATGTCCATTTCAGAAAGCCCGTTAACATTTGCAACAGATTTTTTCAAAGTTTCTCGAAGCTGGGATACGGGTTCCAAAATGCGAATATTCATTCCACTGTAGCGCGGATCGTCTTTGAGCATCTTAAGAAGATAAATCGCAAGAATCGTCTTACCCGTTCCGGGTCTTCCTTCCACCACAATGGGCTGCGCATTGAAAACACCATTTTTAATTGAAGCCATGATTCTGTCGATAGCAACACGTTGATCAGTAGTAAGTCCTTTATAGGGCGAATACTTAAATACTTCTGATTCTTCAATTTCAGTAATAGTGTGGTCAGCAAGCTCCAAAAGACGTAGTTCTTCCCAAAGACTCTCAAACATGTCGGCATATTCGGATTTCGAAAAATAGTTGGTATCCGTCATACCGTCATTCTTATTGGTCAGATGATATATTCCATCTGCATGCATCAGCCCAATTAGGCGATGCTCATAATCGGTTATTACTGAGGCATTAAACTCTTCATTAAAGATTATGTTGACCGTGGTAAAGTCTTTTTTCTCTTCACTAGCGCCATGTTGCCCCATACGAGTTGCAACACTTGTGGTTTGACCTACATAGGCAGAATCTGAATTAGCAAGAATGTACACCATGGGCCAGTTGAGAACTTTGTCTTCTTCAAGATCGAGTATGGTAAGGTCAATGTTGGTCCCATATTGGAAAGGGCATCTTTCGATAACGAACTGGGAGCCCTTGGGTTCCTTTGGAACTATGTCTGTCTTAATAGTCCTCATCAAGTAGCCTCTCAGATGCATGAAAGATATGCAAAAGAATTATACTTTATGATTATGTCTCTGCAAAAACAAAGGAACTCTTGTTAAAGCTGAGCTGTTACTTGTAATTATTGTAAAGAACGAAACGAGAAGTCACGCTATTACATTTCTGGCATCAGTAAATTGTCGCCTTTATTCAGATATCAACCAGAAAGCGCGAATCATGAAACTAACAAATGCCGATCTAGATGAGATATTTACCCGAGCAGGCCTCGAAATCAATCAGCCCTATAATTTAGATAGTAAGTATAGAAAGGACGAGTACCTGTTCACAAAATGCCTGATCTGCGGAACCGAGGCGCATTATCGGCTTAAATATATCCTAGAAAAGAATGACTGCGGTGAACGAGTTTGCCGCGCATGCTATTGGCTTAAATGGTACTCCGACTCGCATGATATCTATGATGCTGCCGTCCAAAACATGATTGCGAACGGGATAACCAGACGAGAACTTTATGAGCAGGGCGTGCTTACCCTCCAGAGAGACATGTCTTGGAACGAATCGGAGAGACTTGCCAATCAGAGCGGGTATGATTTGATTGACCTAATAAGAGGAGATCGTCCTTCCGACGATGTCCTGATTGTCAAATGTATGGCATGTGGCAGACAATCAGCCATGAGACCGCAGGATGTTGCCTTCGGCTGCACGTGCAACAAAGCAGCAATGCAAGGCGGGGTACCTTTCGGCAGCGAGAGGAAGGAGCCCTCAGTCCCGCTTGAAGATAGAAAAATAGCTCCTTGTACACCGGGAGCTGCGGGGATTAACGCATTGGGAGAAAGACGCGCGACCCATTTTGGAGGAAAC encodes:
- a CDS encoding DUF169 domain-containing protein — protein: MDVAKKLSLTYNPVGIWFKDEKPEGAFEFDPATRPCVVSMLVAASKGKTVAVSDETCTCPGGAVGLGFGDAFERRDAPTMWMLAHGHECPDWPKERTLRPGMERGERFFCSSEASNRWRAEMNLTEATYRYVVFAPLEARPFEDGPDLVWLLANPDQLSALVIMCGYSTGRSLNVIAPFCAGCQSIALAKQYLEKEDPLAIMGMFDISQRYRLPKEVLSLTMPFAMYADIEAHCEEGCLTTPSWENIANRFSDE
- the guaA gene encoding glutamine-hydrolyzing GMP synthase — its product is MTTAPASQLVIVVDFGAQYGQLIARRVRDLQVYSEIVPCDISADEVRAMAPAAIILSGGPASVYAEDAPSIDPEIFELGIPMLGFCYGQQIMAVTLGGTVGHTEVGEYGAAALHRCDEGTSALYGETPVEQTVWMSHRDAVAEVPEGFVVTASTDVCPVASMECAERRLYATQFHPEVRHTTCGDELLRNFLFGICGLKPTWEMDSIIDDAVKAIRAQVGSDRVILGLSGGVDSSVVAALCAKAIGKQLTCVFVNHGLLRKNEPEEVEAVFTKQFDVDFVHVHAEDRYAALLADVTEPEEKRRIIGSQFWGEFFTVAQDLAEGGNPVKFLAQGTIYPDIIESGARKTGGKASTIKSHHNLIPFPEGVSFDLIEPLDHFFKDEVRALGTALGLPDHIVHRQPFPGPGLAIRIIGTVTRDKLAILKEADAIVREELDAYNVRMYEATGERDGELVRTTAGGPEVERPVWQYFAVLPDIKSVGVMGDERTYGYPIILRAVESTDAMTADWAKLPYDVLGRISSRIVAEVPGVNRVAYDITSKPPATVEWE
- a CDS encoding HNH endonuclease codes for the protein MGMVLNKKRSINGVSSKHAVSISKLCYQYPKTASDLARVLEVTETTMMHWLVCLDEIGILNITVEDGVILWHCTPYGFTNLVHARIGQPITGTQFVKLVLEVTRRAYAYNKEERFPYLIDEISLFGSILSQPWRLDDPDLAVTMHIKPEVDKKEFWQSEYCLKYGPKRNLGIVAQLTFPQNELRRYLQQGEKHIRIYFDDVSKLSHEWKIIFRQNAIEKSADNSNHQTMSRSELKDFGRNINENRKESIDQSFRRRKRIAKTNKDIVSYWKRVSKFQDLNLPSTEDASNTCWRCGSHQDVQRCHIIPASLGGADVESNLVLLCSRCHAEGPNIADEDILFVGLKPTEITLLMTSGLMPL
- a CDS encoding DUF2075 domain-containing protein, whose product is MRTIKTDIVPKEPKGSQFVIERCPFQYGTNIDLTILDLEEDKVLNWPMVYILANSDSAYVGQTTSVATRMGQHGASEEKKDFTTVNIIFNEEFNASVITDYEHRLIGLMHADGIYHLTNKNDGMTDTNYFSKSEYADMFESLWEELRLLELADHTITEIEESEVFKYSPYKGLTTDQRVAIDRIMASIKNGVFNAQPIVVEGRPGTGKTILAIYLLKMLKDDPRYSGMNIRILEPVSQLRETLKKSVANVNGLSEMDIMGPDDLAKAAYGFNEGEKGFDILLVDEAHRLKRRTCISNYGQYDKTSKVLGKGLTDSQLDWVLSQAKLPVLFYDPMQAVGPSCVEKESFDETLGAVLSDRIVLETQMRVKGGKSYLDYIADIVYGGNPKPLSFEDYEFVLHEDFDSFHSCFESSISEHSLTRMIAGYAWKWVTGGRKKNILKGPDAFDIEIDDVKLKWNSCYTNWVGKGFNNPAIAREVGCIHSIQGFDLSYAYVILGEDIKYNDKTGEIYVVRENYFDTNGKNKTTDEELDQFIKNIYYVLLTRGIYGTHVYICDPALRKHLAKFFPTVI